The Clarias gariepinus isolate MV-2021 ecotype Netherlands chromosome 7, CGAR_prim_01v2, whole genome shotgun sequence genome includes a window with the following:
- the LOC128527793 gene encoding interferon regulatory factor 1-like: protein MSVSRMRMRPWLEDMIDSNSIAGLVWVDKEKKMFSIPWKHSSRHGWDIDKDASLFKQWAIHTGKFKPGITEPDPKTWKANFRCAMNSLPDIEKVEDKSISKGCEAVFVYRMLQVEKNKNKRSSKSQESRRRKKVEKVRKIDADMEETEEHLYAHKQQEMITQENPTDSTESTNTASPTFDVPDCSDYEVEIGPDSTNDIYIGRFHVSPVHTTEYEEKAIVELTRQLELDSAQWLHSSSSGKDFLWNEVALTESYQCPESQWSGSPGEELELRFYTELIPGLPSEDLLSYTDMWNSDPHTTGLPQVSSLLQDLRL, encoded by the exons ATGTCTGTGTCCAGAATGCGCATGCGACCCTGGTTAGAGGATATGATTGACTCCAACTCAATTGCTGGACTTGTCTGGGTAGATAAG GAAAAAAAGATGTTCTCCATTCCTTGGAAGCACTCCTCACGCCATGGATGGGATATTGACAAAGATGCCAGTCTCTTCAAACAGTGGGCAATTCACACTG GCAAGTTCAAGCCAGGAATCACTGAACCTGACCCCAAAACATGGAAAGCCAACTTCCGTTGTGCAATGAACTCGCTGCCGGATATTGAAAAAGTGGAGGACAAAAGCATCAGTAAAGGCTGTGAAGCTGTTTTTGTCTACCGCATGCTTCAGgttgaaaagaacaaaaacaagagGTCCTCTAAAAGCCAGGAAagcaggaggagaaaaaaa GTGGAAAAGGTGAGGAAGATTGATGCAGACATGGAAGAAACCGAAGAGCACCTTTACGCACACAAGCAGCAGGAGATGATCACCCAGGAGAACCCTACAGACAGCACTGAGAGCACAA ACACAGCGAGCCCCACCTTTGATGTTCCCGACTGCTCAGACTATGAAGTTGAAATCGGCCCTGACAGCACGAACGATATCTACATCGGAAGGTTCCATGTTTCACCGGTACACACGACAG AGTATGAGGAAAAAGCTATTGTTGAG CTCACTCGACAGTTGGAACTCGATAGTGCACAGTGGTTACACAGCAGTAGCAGTGGAAAGGACTTCCTGTGGAATGAAGTAGCCCTGACGGAGTCTTACCAATGTCCAGAGAGCCAATGGAGCGGCTCCCCAG GAGAGGAGCTTGAGCTGCGTTTTTACACAGAACTGATTCCAGGACTGCCCAGTGAAGATCTTTTGAGCTACACGGATATGTGGAACAGCGACCCTCACACCACTGGCCTTCCACAAGTCAGCAGTCTACTCCAAGACCTACGTCTTTGA